The following proteins come from a genomic window of Gossypium raimondii isolate GPD5lz chromosome 5, ASM2569854v1, whole genome shotgun sequence:
- the LOC105770692 gene encoding uncharacterized protein At2g38710, which produces MVLANKEMVVYCFDTLIAHYNSEEAAPPAFDEGQHPLFVTWKKVVNGGEPRLRGCIGTLEACQLINGFRDYALTSALRDRRFPPIQAKELPNLECTVSILTDYETANNYLDWEVGKHGIIIEFVDDYNTRRSATYLPEVPAHEGWTRVEAIDSLIRKAGFSGPITESLRKRIKLTRYQSTLFTMHYSDYASHVKATRGAAPTIAGAKLGNH; this is translated from the exons ATGGTGTTGGCAAACAAGGAAATGGTGGTCTACTGCTTCGACACTTTGATCGCCCATTATAACAGCGAGGAGGCTGCTCCGCCCGCTTTCGATGAGGGCCAACA CCCATTGTTTGTCACTTGGAAGAAGGTTGTGAATGGTGGGGAGCCTCGTCTACGAGGATGTATCGGCACACTTGAAGCTTGTCAGTTGATTAATGGGTTTAGGGACTATGCTCTGACGAG TGCTTTGAGGGACCGCAGGTTCCCTCCTATTCAAGCTAAAGAACTGCCTAACTTAGAATGTACAGTTTCTATTCTGACTGATTATGAAACAGCTAATAACTACCTTGATTGGGAG GTAGGAAAGCATGGCATAATTATTGAGTTTGTTGATGATTATAATACAAGGCGAAGTGCCACATATTTACCTGAGGTGCCGGCACATGAAG GTTGGACTAGAGTGGAGGCAATTGACTCACTTATCCGGAAGGCAGGCTTCAGTGGCCCCATAACCGAGTCGCTCAGGAAGCGTATAAAACTGACCCGTTACCAAAGCACATTATTTACCATGCACTACAGTGACTATGCCTCCCATGTTAAGGCAACCAGGGGGGCAGCGCCTACTATTGCTGGCGCTAAGCTCGGAAACCACTGA